In Zingiber officinale cultivar Zhangliang chromosome 1A, Zo_v1.1, whole genome shotgun sequence, the DNA window CAGTTATAACAAGAGGTTCGTCCTTTTTAATAGCACAGGAATCCTCTCCTTACAAACTTTATAATTATCTCCTTTGAGCTCAGGAACATCATATTTCATATTAGCGAATTAATATGTTAATTTGCtgaattaatttaacaaatttgctCGTCATTAAAATTTGAAGTTAACAAACCATAGAACATGATGcaaggttggaaccgccaacccaacggccccctcaccccggccccacaagtatgagagggagtaaatcacggtgaatacgggcccagctatgacatggcggtcttaggtgtttagcacggacagatattgatgttatcgcaattgctgccgcagaccctcgACCTCCCGACTCATGAtgcaagaataccatgtcataaccggctgatcccgcccgtgggggcaaCAAACCATAGAACATGTTTTACCTTGTGATGGTCTGGGATCGAGTGCGACGAGAGCCCTGAGAGTGAATAATTTCATCTTTTGTCACATGTTTTatcaatataaaatcaaataaaatttagaTCTAGTGACATAAAATTTACCTATGAGCTAAAGTTCTAATTCAATTAGATTCATTTTAATCTAACGATAAATCTATCAAATCATATTGCCTTTTCTAATTCTAttggataaattaaaaaatataatttgatcGTTATCCTAATTAATCatacaaaatataataaaaatttatgtgGAATAAGATCTATTATTACATATGATGCATTACTATTAATGTTTATTTTCTATATatgatcttaaataaattttattgtataattttaatcaattaaggAGAGGCAAcccctaaattaattaaaattatatgatCACTAAACATCAATTATTTTCTGAACTTCATATTATTGCATAAAATCTtaagaaatataaatttaatttagaatgtgctcatattatttaattaaacatTGCATTGcttgtataaaataaataaacaatagatTATACAAACAAAAATTCAATATGAAGCTAAGCTTACCAGAGTTActtaagaattaattttattatgctcaaattagttaacataaatttacaaaattagcatataaacagtaaattccaaacacaattaaataaaactaaaacaTGGTCAAACCTAACTCTAATACcaaatgtaaaattttaaatcCATTTGAACCTGTTCAATATCATTGATAACATATTCAAATGGAAGCAAAATTGAATTTAATAACGAACCTCCAAGTTATTCACACTTCTATTAACTAGTTATTAACTACTGTTTGGTTTCAAAACTTTAGTACTTCTAAACGGTCTCACTCAATATGATGACATATATTTATGTAAATAAGGGTTAAGAACTTCTAAAAATGATACCATTAGAACACCCGCAGTCGTAAACTCTGTACAAAGATTTATATCCCACCACATCATTAtcacatcaaaagttaaaaacttCACTTGTTTTGAAACCTCTCCATTATTATAAATTTGTCTACCCTCTAACATTCAGTGAACATGCAAAGGGCATGTAGTGGACATACAAAGGGCATTCAACGGGATTAAGAGAAAAAATATAAACACTTTTTACAACTTTTTTTATAAACCAGTCTCAAGATTTTAGGAccgatttataaaaaaaaaattacaaacctCATTCATGCAATGGAGGGTGAGGTTTATAATGAGGGGTTTATAGCATAAACCCTAGTTATAAACCCCCATTACAGTTGCCCTCAAGTTGGTTGAAAATAAATTACCATGTTCTTTACATTTGTAGAAATTATGGTCCACAATATGGATCATCAAAGTGTACATCATGGACCACACTAAAGTAAAAGTCCCTATGTGCGAGTTCTCCTTTGAGATTCTTCATCTTCCCTACTCCGGTGGCGGGTGGAGCGTTCTCTCTCGTGCCTATGACGCTTCTCCTCATGATCTCCTTTCAATCTCCACCTCTCTGAGTAGTTGTCCCTCTTTGACTTCCTGTGATGTATGTCCTCGTCATCGCCCTCCCTTGCCTTGTGATGATACTCGTTATGATCTGACGTCCGTTGTGAGATATTTTTTCGACTCTTAGGAGGCTCATCATATTTGTCATGATTCCATCTTGGCTCGCGGTCCTTGGCTCCCCAGCCTGTGTTTGCACATCTCTGCCAAATAAACACAAGTCAATCATATATGGCCACAAACAATTCAATTACAGAGTAAAACATGTAATGAGCCTACaaagaaaaaagggaaaaaaaattcagaatgcAAAAACATATAAAAGCAATGAGAATCATCTGTCAAAAAAAATGttatatttttatcaaaaaggAGCATCTGCTATGGTAATTGGAAACTAAGTTCTTcaaagtaactaactcaaaagaAACATACTTGTACACTGTCATTTGACAGCTATTCCCATATATGACTCTTACGACTCATTGCTAATCAAAGTGATGGCAGTGATTTGTACATTTTATGCAGGAATTATCCTTCGTTCTGCATTAGGATCTCCTTGCATAAATTAAGACCAATTGACTCTCCAAACTAGGCAAATCTATATGCATTAATGTACTTAAATTCAACCTAACAAGAATCATACTAGACGGTGCAAAAATATAAAAGGGATTTAGCTCAAACTAATGAAACCAAAATGATTCAAACTGGTGCCATTGCTAATATTTTCTCAAATTTCCAACTAGAGAAAGTAATGACTTTAACACTGATGTGTTTCAACTATCAAAAAAATCATACCTGTTCATCATGAGAAAATTTGCATGCATCACCCCACTTGCATTCACCTCTTTGAAAGGCACGACATACACCTCGTGCCTCTCTCTTCTTTTGCCGCTCctcctcatcttcttcttcttcttcctttttcttatAATTACTAACATGATCAACTCTCACAATTCGACCAAGGATCTTAGCCCCATTTAAATTATCTGCAAAAGGAAATACAAACACAAAATTTGTAATTGTCATTTACATGTGAGTGGCAATATATACAGAGAGTAAATAGAGATACAAACAACACACCTACAGCCAGGATAGTACTCCTTTGATCTTCGTATGCAAGGAAGGCAAAACCTTTCGACTTACCAGTAGCCTTGTCTCTCACAAGATTAACATCAACAACCTCTCCATACCTGACATTTGTATAAGAGTGTACTCAGTAAATATAAAGCCGATGCAGAGTTATCAAAATCATCGATTGCAGTTTTAAGATGAAAAAAAAGTACTTTGACTGAGGTGTGTCACCCTCAAAAGGATCAAGAAATTCTACAATCATTACAAAGAACAAGATTTTGGTTAGGCGAAAAATACATCAATATGGgagttttagttttcatttgatTAGAACAACCTAAGTGTGCAAAGAGAGTTGCTAACAATCTTAGTTAACCAGCTAGGATCAGGCATCTCATGACTAACAGCAAGGTTTACATCAAATATAGGCGTGATTGAATCAATGTTGGAATTGAGCAAACAAGGAACCAACAGAGCAGGAAGGTTACCTAGTTCAACTAAAGTGCTCTTACGTTGCATAAAGGGTAATTTAGCATATGCTAGATTTCCAGTAACCTATAAAAACACTTCTTTGTTGATGTATAATATTTCACCATTATTTTGCTCACCTATtatcaaaactaaaagaaatggTAAGGGATCTTTGGTTTTAGTAGTATGTTATTGCAAAGATTTGAGGCATTCCCTTGCCATAGTTTCAAGATTATTTTTCTGGATTCTTGTGACAACCAGTTTAGCCTCGTATGCAAAGTAGTAAATTAATAAGGAGGTTACATAAGTGAGCTACTATCATATAGAGCTTAGGCATTTGGGTCGGAGGTTGGATCTAGCGAGTTAATGGGTCACTTATTTCCTCTAAGCGGACTTTAAAAATTGGCATCCTAATCTTATGCTTGGAGAGGCATTGGAAGGCTACATATGTGATGGTATAGGCATCATTGAGCCTTACATGCCATTGATTAGGCATGCTAATTAGGGATGATTCTAAGCTATGAGTTGCCCTTAGTGTTCTAAAGGGATGTCAATCCTTAAGTGAGGGAGATTGCAATGTCCTAGCTTAGTTCACATGGTGAGTTGTGAGCCAATAAAGAAGTCTTATAAGCTTAGATGAGTGGTCTACTATCAACTAGAGCTGGAACATTTTCGATTAACAGATGGACCTAATAAGTTAATTTCATCCAAGTTAATCATAAGAATTTTAGTTGCGATGGATATTCTTTGGAAAACTTTGATGAACTTCTATTAGCTAAGACCAATTACAGATCTTATGAATCTCTCTTGAATCTCCTAAGTGATAAtgacaatttaattttttttacttcatgcggcaaaaggcgattcgctcgccccagcgcccccgccaacccgtccctaggccaacaacTGATTGCTCTACTAGTTGTAGAAACAAAAGCTACAACATTAAAATTGAATATGCCATGCTTTTCCGGAAAATAATTCAATAATAATGTGACATATTTATTTCAAGTTTGACTACTAAACCGAACATGATATTCAATTATAACTGCTTAAACAACGTGATGCAGGCCTTAGTAGTTACCAATGCATATTGGACTCGTCCATGATTTCACTGAATTTTAACCAAAATCAGTTCATCATGGACTTATTTAAGAGAAATTACAAACTGAAGGGAAGTCttagcgcaacggtaaagttgttgtcatgtgaccttgAGATCATGGGCTCGAGTCGCCAAAACAATCTCTTGCAAAATATAAGATAAGTCTGCATACAATAGATCCACTGTGGTCCAACCCTTCCCCAAGACTCCGCACTAGCGGGAGCTTCACAGCTGCCCCTTTTTATATAAATTGAATATGTGAAGAACATGAATTGCTTGCGTAATAAAAGCTAGCATTTGATAGATCAGTAGTTTATtcattattttttaagaatttttaggcTACTGGAAATTAGGAAACAATATAACAACACTGATAGCCATGGCTATGCAGGCACCAACCCAAatccaagaacagcgatgtatAATAATCTAAAGAAAAAAAGTTCAACTTTGACATTTAAGTGCAGTTTGCAGTAGAGAAGAGTAAGCAAACAATTATCATAATAATATTAACGAGAGAGAGGACCTACTGTGCAAAGACTGCAAGAAGGTCGCCTTCCGTGAGGTCGAAGGAAATGCCACCAATAAAGATGTAGGCAGAGTCCTTGTACTTAGCGTGCCAAGAGGCCCCATCCGAAATACCTAGCGCCGCCTCAGTCAAATTAATCTTCTGAGTACGCTTCACCAGCGTCAATGGgttcattttttctttttctgtctatCTAGTTGCTCGATTTGCTTTAGAATGAACTAGTATCTGGTAAGATGCCCGTCGGAGTCCTAAAAAAAACACGAAAAAAAAGCTGAATCAGTGGGAACAAGCGATGGAGCCTCCCGCGGCCGAGCGCACCGCAGGAGCAGGCCGCAGGGGGCGGGGGCGGGGGCGGGGGCGGGGCGGAAAGAGAGGCGAACTCAACAGGCTGgacggagagaagagaagaactgAAGAAGTACCTGAGATTCGAGACCCTCCGGATTAATCGAACAACGACGTCGGAGACGCTCCGGCGTGGCCTGATCGGCAAGCTGGCGTGCTGTCGAAGAAGGCGGCGGCGGGGGCGGCGATTTAGGGTTTCGACGTGTGAGGCGCGAAACGTGAGAGAAGACAGAGAAGAAGCAGGTTAAtggaaatttagaacttatattttaataaataaaattcattttctaaaaatataatcagtttaatatataatattataaaatataataaaaataattttaaattttttaaaaaatctatataatcatataattttttgtattaactattatttatattattattattctaaataaatttaattagattaaatttatattaattttaattattattgttatatatatatattatttattcttattattaattgtttAGTATTTTAGATATATGTGTCGTGACTTTTTGTTTTATGAAATGATATTGAAACGGTAAAATTCATTtcaattatattaatttaatattgagTAATCGAATCggatgaaaattttattaaaatcgaattaattaaattaaattaaaaattgattatTTCGATTAACACCTAATTAACCAGattgatttaagaaataaaaaattatattaaattagtatcaaattaattgaattaacaCCCCTAAGTGAGATCCatcaaatattttataatatcttattaaataaaatactTTATTAAATATTTGATCCTAATAATAGGGCTTTTACTAATAAATATAACTAtaactaataaatatttttagtttattagataaacccaattttgacaagtaaatcaaattttgattaataaaaaattaaaaaatattaacaaaattttgacagtaaaaaatataaattacgagtcaaatctaactttaatattaaaaaattaatattattaatcaaatttaattttatctagtaaaaaatttaaaaaatatttattaaacctAATTTTGatcactaaaaataaaaaattattgatcaaatccaactacaatcaataaaaaaaattaaaaattacttactaaaactaataaaaatttaaagattatcaattaaatttaattttgacctgcaaaaaataaatttaactctaAATTGATTTACAATACAAGTTATGTTTAGAAGATTAGAAATTTAGtgtgaattattattattagtgcATTTTTTAGACAATTTTCAATTAATAAACTAAATCCATAACACAAATTTAGTGGGAATTATTTCAATTAGTTCGGCGAACACAAATTTATGGATTCTTGGAAATTGTGGCAGCTAGGCCCAATTGGCCCAATAACACCGAACTCCTACCCTAGGAATTTGGGGTGGTTTTATAAAGATCTTTTTCTGTAACTTTTTATTCATTTTTGAGATTCGTGAACACTGCGGTCCGCTTGTTTCACTTTAATTTAAGATGCTTCGTCTGTTATTGTGCCCTCAATCTGGAGCGGTATTAATCATCAGCTGTATTAATTATGATGATTATGTCCTCAGGACTATAGTATCGTGATGAgatattatataaattttttctcTAAGACTTAATTTGGAAGTTGgaagggaaaagaaaagaaagaaaggagagagaaagggagaggaAAGAAATGATGTGTTGTTTTATTTGAGAGCTgaggaaaggaaagaaaggaaattatttggaataaaaattaatatttttttttaacaaaatttttctttcatttccttTCATATTATGAAAGGGAAAAACTCTCTTCCCTCACTTTCTTTTCCTttacataaaaaaatttatttttttcattctctCAAACAAAGCGTAAATGAGGTGCGTAATTAAATGATGCTGAACTTTTAGATTGTTCGTTGTACGTGTTTCCTAATTTATCCTAATactgataaaaatattttatagaatCGGACCGGTCATAAGAATAATTAAAAATACTAActgaatttatcatttttttaattatcatgTTTATAGAATTGAATAAGTATGGACACTCACGGGGCTGccagatttcaattttttttacagAAGTGATATTGAACTGTTTTGTAGTGAAGGATATCATCTTTTGAAACACGAGGGCTCATTGATGTTGGGCGTTACAGGAGACGAAGGGAAACAGAGTCCTTTCGTCTCTCTCGTTGCTGCAAACTGCTgtaaacgccaaggagacgaagggacgtcctttccccttcatcttccttaGTCTTCTTATAAAGGTGTGTCCAAGCCTTTGAGAAGAGATTAGATGATCACAGCAGAAGGTTTGTGAAGGTGATTAGAGAGCGCAAGCGAAATTGTGTGAGGTGATCAGAGAGCGCTAGAGAACGTCCAGAggctgggatttggttcgtggaaaaGTTCGAGGAGGTTCCGAGTGGTGATCTTCTCGACGACAGTAGTAGCGACTTCTTCGACGATTCTTCGGCGATTTCTTCGGGATATCACTGTGAGTCGTTACCGCTTTAATTTCgttttgtttcatgctctcaaaagaaccaacaatggtatcagagcatagatTTGAAAGCATGAAAATCGACGCGAAAAATCTcgcattttttcttcttctgtcgcgaagaagaagatgaacagtgagcactgttcatcaattgaaattttttttcaaccGATTCAAAATTGCGTACAGTAATTTAATCGATTCTTGAATCgattgaagagagaaaaggaTGAACAGTGCTATTTTGACGAAGCACCGTGCACTTGAATCGattcatgtggcaaaaggtgattcgctcgccctcagtgcccccgccaacccgttcctaggctaacacggaggaggtaaatcacgggtgactattagccattagtgcaaatggctaaGACATGGAGGAAGTTATGCTCGGTCACATCGAGTTTCGAcctcaagacctcatgtggcaacaccctatgtcttaaccatcgcaccgccctgAGGAGACACACTTGAATCGATTCATAAATCAATACAagagtgaaaaaaaaataaaacaacgaATCAATTCATGAATTGAttgagattgaaaaaaaaaagatgtaCAATGCTTTTGACGGTGACGAAGAAAAAAAAACgtgtaaatgaaaaaaaaaaacaaagtgcaTGCatcgttttatttttttttcacgtACATGAACAgtgatataaaatttaattaaatatatttattaatgaattaaatacataaagaaatatatttattaattaataaataaatatttaattaagttatgGTCCAATTTATTAAAAATGGAACCATACCAATTTGTCCAATCAAActcaggtctggtttaaattattagttgatttaagtagaccagtttgattcaatgatacctaaagctggttcaaattatttgttggtttaaccagttcgatttattattgaatcaattggggtgatcttgattacagaagttgggttgatcaaatatgacaAAATTAGTTCTGTTgtatcagatttgatcaaaaagattagatttgttctaatgggtcagacttaattCAATGAGTAATTGGACTAATCAAAtgaacctaagtttgatcaataagtctgagattgactcaaatgagcttaaacaataacagaataTAGGTCagaaatccctgtccaattagattagttctaatgaggacaatagattaAGCTTAAGATCCGGATTCCTGATCGATCGGTccaatgtgtcagtcacatgagactccccaaaataaggaaatttgtttttcttaattgcCTGTGCattctgtatattttgttctatatgtgggaattgaaATAGACCGGTTTTTGTTACTAGTCTGTCgattttgtactgacatcatgattttcaattctagatacaaagaacgatatacacgatgactggtcgctatgaacgacaacatgagctatgggaggagatcaagaagctggaatatgaccCGAATCACAGAGTCAGTAgacttattggtcggctcgattggTTGTTCTAGAATCTCGAGCGAGAAGGGTATCCAGTCTAGGAAAAGGAAAGAAGATGGTctctggtttattcattatcggaacatctaaggcagataacattccaactttgggatgattctgatgGGCACATCTTATATTCAGAGATGTGTAGGGAGTTACTTCATTTATAATGGGGTCCTTtagaatctgaagaggatccagaTCCCGAAGAAATGGACCTcgaagaatctgaagaggatccagaaatggattctgaagatttagaggaggatccaaatcccGCAGAATCTGAGGATGATCCGGAGATGAACTTcaaagaatttgaagaggatttagaaatggatcctgaagattttgaggaggatccagagatggatcccgaGGAGGATATAGAGATGGATCCCGAAGAATCAGAGAAGGATCCTCAAGAatgtgtagaagatccagaaatggatttgATGGATACATCTGAGGTTGAACCACCCATCATAGAATCCGGGGCAAACGGGATGCAATTACCCACtagtgctagcttatctatgttactagtgttctatttactttcgttatgtacgaacagtgttagcttatgcagtttttgagtcatgtaataatttatgTTGTTATATACGAACaaattatataatgaaaagttatgttatatgttaacaaacttagaaatgattagttcatttcatgacatgattagttcatgtgaatatgattcattcatatatccatatgattagttcatatgaaaaatgattagttcatatgaaaaatgattagttcattttaataatgattcgttcattagatgggatatgtgtaatatgattgatcaatgttgattagattagaacatacaaatgatgagcgGAAACAatgttattgttggttgctattcggaatatcgtactggttcccctgtacaaaaattttgaacaagtcctgaacctttcctaacaacctatttgtgttctttagaaattaaacttggaatcgcaaatagaacataacattattgattccaaatttaacttatctgttcttagaggtttagacttggatcataaatgatgcttaacattattgatccaaatccacccatgttacaaatttgattaaatatttatttctgagATCGACtcctaggtcaaacatggtgagacattaggccttcttaggtatgagatcatccaccattgcctcgacaaagcctttcaaaggaATTCAATATTCCgtcttcttatagtaaccctaggtttaaccattaagaacaatcgaatcacaagatcgaaaaaaccaaaagaaatataaattcgaatcacaaatccgaaacctagaatcactagcctcttgtgtttggtatttcaagatctaaacaaaaggatgaactagttatgatacgaaaacttataactagttatacattttataGCTTAtatacctcacgatcttctgacgtattcctcttcttatctcggacgttgtgtgagcgacgatctaccgagacgagaatccacccaagactCCTTCTctttgcaagtttcgaccaccaagaatctcctagagatgaaggtcttcggccaccaaccaagctccaagggatgcaaagaaacaaagcctcctttctctacttcttctccaagcaaaatccagcCACCAAGAGTCTCCTAGAGAGTTAATGCCGCtggccaaagaagaagaaaaggaggagaggatgagggtcggccacaccaaggaagagaggagaggaaataatagatgatatgtagttgtgaggtgaggcacctgagcacctctaccctctcttttatattcattggtcttggcaaataaggaaagttttataaataaaacttccttatattccttgccaatgtttaagaaggaaaatttaattaaaatttccttattaaacctctaatggccggccacctcattgtcctccaaacaaggaaagttttaaacaaaaattaaaactttctaatttgtttctgaaaattttaaaataaaaatttttctttaaaaaattcccttcatggttggttataaaatgaaacttttataaattaaaatctctcatttaaaacatgtggataattacaaaaagaaaaattttctcaaaattaaaatctttcttttcaatttacaaataaggaaagatatcaaatctttcttttaatcttttgtagaaagctataaaaggaaagatttataattttttaaaagtcttttttaaaaccatgatgatggttacaaaaaaaggaaagttttatcaaaaaattaaaatcttccttttaactgcaaataaggaaagatatcaaacctttctcttaatcttttatagagactataaaaggaaagatttaatttttaaattctcttttaaatcatgacttctacataaggaaatattttaaaaaataaaaatcctttttattttatttgtagcaACTTGGGTTGAGAGCCACCTACTTGCTCCATCAAGGCTTGATCTtcgccgacccttgcttgggctccaagcttggcttgaccggctaccttaggatgggtaagaaggtgggtataacactttataaataagtggctacgacagggaccaagaggaggaattggttttggtctcccgatgaacttgagcttcccgtgttcgccttgaacacccaactcgagttcatcaataataactcatactactaaagagttattattgaactaccgcacaatctcatattactatataggctccttcttatcataagtgtgttaatctccctgtgtttaagatatcgaatgcccactaattaaatgagttactgacaactacttaattaatatctagctttaaGATTAGTACCAATCAACCTGTCATATCACCCTGGTGTACCACAGGAAGAAATTTCTCAAGATCTCCCTGCACTgtcggacaatatgaatctcagatacatatatctatacctcggccacacaagGCCGGAATAATAAAGTAAACAAactacgcagttatattcaacatttctacacagatataatatgaacaatccacgcagttatataaagaaaagatgatatagaaatcaacgaagatatacatACACattctactccactacaacgaagaaacgaaatccacgaagtaatgaaatattcgcagcgaaaacaaagtaacaaacccgaatgttcgatataaagtaCACAATACAAACCTATAAAAgagaatacagaaaacgatatctagaaatcctcgcgaccaagggactagcgactggaatctctcctgacggcctcaacctgaaaaatagtaacaacggggtgagttcaaagaactcagcaggtaaaccaatagacatgtacagcaatatatattcaccagtaataacctaaggtacagtcccctaaaccataggatcaatagtacagtgctctaaccatacaacctacggtatagtctcctaacagttcaacagatatgtagagctgaaataaactgtaataaccaacaataggcataaagcacaatctatagcaagaataataagaaaatgcataactgtaataaactgtactcacctgcgaggcttggacaaatgactgtggacatacacaaacaaagatagtcagagcaaataagcatgtatcctgtatgcatgtcaatcatatgcagtcacccaagtgcatcatccaatatgaaACAAttacaataaatgcaatatgtgcatatgatgcaatatgacatggtcacccctgacgctagtcagccgtctcacacgcgatggcgagaccgagtaggtagggctgtgacaccgtgcactctgtcgtcactacccctgatgagtgaccgaatggacgggatgccttggagtacacctatcctcctacctcaaacatagtgaggggcGTAACGCTCAACTCCGATGCGCAATGACGGGAGGATCCTGTCCGCTCACTATAccgacactacccatgagcggacctgGAGCACTCACAGAGCTACCGCCATACACACCCCTCACGTTATGGCCACTACCCATGCGTGAAACACGTTGTCGTGCAGCCTAtgtggccgacgagctcaacaataatggagtcgcaATCGCCCCaagatgcaatcatgcaggatggtgcatgatgctactgATGTCATACCGAACACTgacctcctccatatatgtgtgtgcccaaaaggtaaacgcatatatataaccatcatataaacagcataaatccaaagacatcacatataacaatgatgtaagtatcatgaatccaagagcatgtatcacacatgtaaaacaactaatccagtagagtatagcactatagat includes these proteins:
- the LOC122020175 gene encoding zinc finger CCCH domain-containing protein 25-like — translated: MNPLTLVKRTQKINLTEAALGISDGASWHAKYKDSAYIFIGGISFDLTEGDLLAVFAQYGEVVDVNLVRDKATGKSKGFAFLAYEDQRSTILAVDNLNGAKILGRIVRVDHVSNYKKKEEEEEDEEERQKKREARGVCRAFQRGECKWGDACKFSHDEQRCANTGWGAKDREPRWNHDKYDEPPKSRKNISQRTSDHNEYHHKAREGDDEDIHHRKSKRDNYSERWRLKGDHEEKRHRHERERSTRHRSREDEESQRRTRT